CCCACCCTGCAAATTTAACTTTACATGTTAAATGGGTGGGGTAAAAATGAGGTGGACTTCACTAAAAAAACTTATGAAAACCAAAAAAACATCCAAAAAAGCGTCTTTGGCCTCTGCAAAAGCCACCACCGAGGTGCTGCAGAACGAGAAAAAAATCTATAAGCCAGCAGCTTCTGTCTTGAAGCATGCGGTGATCAAAAATGCCGCCAAGGCTCGGCGCGAAGCAGAAAAAGACCGCCTGGCGTATTGGGCAAAAGCCGCGCGAGAACTTTCCTGGTACAAGCCTTTTAAAAGTATTCTGGATAAAAGCAAAGCCCCTTTTTATCAATGGTTCAAAGACGGGCAGTGCAACATTGTTGCCAACGCGATAGACCGACATTTGGGCACAGCAACCGAAAAAAAGACTGCCATTTTGTGGGAAAGTGACATGGGAAAAAAACGCCGTCTAACCTATGGCCAACTCAACCGCGAAGTTTGCCGTCTTGCCAATGGCCTTAAGCATCTGGGCATTAAAAAGGGCGACCGGGTGGCAATCTATTTA
This genomic stretch from Candidatus Parvarchaeota archaeon harbors:
- a CDS encoding AMP-binding protein, with the protein product MGGVKMRWTSLKKLMKTKKTSKKASLASAKATTEVLQNEKKIYKPAASVLKHAVIKNAAKARREAEKDRLAYWAKAARELSWYKPFKSILDKSKAPFYQWFKDGQCNIVANAIDRHLGTATEKKTAILWESDMGKKRRLTYGQLNREVCRLANGLKHLGIKKGDRVAIYLQNTPEAAISMLACAKIGAVHSVVYAGFSAHALADRMNDQQAKVLITSDIGHRRGKTIDMKTVCDEAATLTKSLKHL